In Deinococcus psychrotolerans, a genomic segment contains:
- a CDS encoding ABC transporter permease, protein MRVGGINLSIWREPYFLGRLGWTLSQAGLTVLLGAAIAWPLAYLLSRYALRGKLGLLRLLLLPFVTPTLVAVLGLTALLGPRGWITQLTGLDLSDSPALIILGNLFFNLPIMLRLAYGGFARVPPSLTGAARTLGASHWQAALTVALPLALPGLAAGAILVFLYSALSFGLPLTLGGEKYATLEVEIYTLTAYELRLPEASALILGQLVVTLAATLIYTRLTTGAVTSAARTLPGARGAAALALFSLLALTLLICFSPLLAVVIRSFSGVGGPTLAFWRGLVSPDNDPPLSLMLYNTLRFAGFTLLGAVVLGASHALGAYLSRSRSLDALSLLPLMLSPVSVGVGYLLTYPAWAAQLGLLIAAYTLIASPLITRSLLPALRALPLRALEAARTLGASPLMASRTVALPLIWPALRGGAALSLATVLGEFGATLVLTRPEWATLSTGLYERLGRPGAQNLGEACALATILLGLALGAFTVLDGGEGEVA, encoded by the coding sequence ATGCGGGTGGGCGGCATCAATCTCAGCATCTGGCGAGAGCCGTATTTTCTGGGCCGATTGGGTTGGACACTCAGCCAAGCGGGCCTCACCGTGCTGCTGGGAGCCGCCATCGCTTGGCCTCTGGCTTACTTGCTTTCGCGCTACGCCCTGAGGGGCAAACTGGGCCTGCTGCGGCTGCTGCTGTTGCCGTTTGTGACGCCGACGCTGGTGGCGGTGCTGGGCCTGACCGCTTTGCTGGGGCCGCGCGGATGGATCACCCAGCTGACTGGCCTAGACCTCTCGGACAGCCCGGCGCTGATTATTCTGGGCAATTTGTTTTTTAATTTACCGATTATGCTACGCCTCGCTTACGGCGGCTTTGCCCGCGTGCCGCCGAGCCTGACCGGAGCGGCCCGCACACTGGGAGCCAGTCACTGGCAAGCGGCCCTGACGGTGGCCCTCCCGCTGGCCCTACCGGGTTTGGCGGCGGGAGCAATTTTGGTGTTTTTGTATAGCGCTCTGTCATTCGGCTTGCCGCTGACGCTGGGCGGCGAGAAGTACGCCACGTTGGAAGTCGAGATTTATACCCTGACCGCTTACGAGCTGCGGCTGCCAGAGGCCAGCGCCCTGATTCTGGGACAGTTGGTGGTCACGCTGGCGGCCACATTGATCTACACCAGACTGACCACCGGAGCAGTGACCTCAGCCGCCCGCACCTTGCCGGGGGCGCGGGGCGCGGCAGCGCTGGCACTGTTCAGCTTATTGGCACTGACCTTGCTGATCTGCTTTTCACCGCTGCTGGCGGTGGTCATTCGCAGCTTTTCCGGCGTGGGCGGCCCGACGTTGGCGTTTTGGCGCGGCCTCGTCAGCCCCGATAACGACCCGCCGCTGAGCTTGATGCTGTACAACACGCTGCGCTTCGCGGGCTTTACCTTGCTGGGCGCGGTTGTCTTGGGCGCATCACACGCTTTGGGCGCGTACCTGAGCCGCTCACGTTCCCTCGACGCCCTTTCGCTGCTGCCGCTAATGCTCTCTCCAGTCAGTGTGGGGGTAGGCTATTTGCTGACGTATCCGGCTTGGGCGGCGCAACTCGGGCTGCTGATCGCCGCTTATACGCTGATCGCCTCGCCGCTGATTACCCGCAGTTTGTTGCCGGCCCTCCGCGCCCTGCCGCTCCGCGCATTGGAGGCCGCCCGCACGCTGGGAGCCAGCCCGTTGATGGCCAGCCGCACGGTGGCCCTGCCGCTGATCTGGCCCGCCCTGCGCGGCGGCGCAGCCCTCTCGCTCGCCACGGTGCTGGGCGAGTTCGGAGCGACATTGGTGCTGACCCGCCCCGAGTGGGCCACCCTCAGCACCGGCCTGTATGAGCGGCTCGGCAGGCCCGGCGCACAAAATTTAGGCGAGGCTTGTGCGCTGGCCACCATTTTGTTGGGCCTGGCGCTGGGGGCATTTACTGTGCTGGACGGAGGGGAAGGGGAAGTGGCTTGA
- a CDS encoding serine hydrolase, with translation MKLPAMLLSLVVLFGGAGRADSVPVFVRIPTPPFTPESVAPKPVQPSPIFPKPAPAQPVFNPPPLSAPLAPTCGAAAANPAPAQPLPSGVSGRVGFYAAIYDKQLQPVRALALGQVNTLFPLASAFKPLVVRAALQEVDAGRLSLRALITTTPAKRSIEAYPAGRNTVAALAQRSLERSDNTASDLLYLGLGPEKIARAVHALSPCTALLHTTKAWWAAQAGLMPDVFPDLVRGAVSAASLPFDERLKWASRLNARAQQLTGPQVEAALDSYFHGPAYAPELELALQNTSTPQSYADLLARTLSGDDLKAPTRKLFRSWLAKSCCQPKQPQLKAVYWGHKAGSGWRMLTLTGYAELAGGQRIAYAYFNDGSGTLEAEDMERQIPALINWIDAALSELARSPLLK, from the coding sequence ATGAAGCTCCCTGCGATGCTGCTCAGTCTCGTTGTTTTGTTCGGCGGCGCGGGGCGAGCAGATTCCGTTCCGGTGTTTGTCCGGATTCCGACGCCGCCCTTTACGCCTGAATCCGTTGCACCCAAGCCTGTTCAACCCAGCCCCATTTTCCCTAAGCCCGCGCCCGCCCAGCCAGTTTTCAATCCACCGCCCCTCAGCGCTCCGCTTGCCCCGACTTGTGGCGCAGCAGCGGCCAACCCCGCACCTGCTCAGCCGCTTCCCAGCGGAGTCAGCGGGCGGGTGGGCTTCTATGCGGCCATTTACGATAAGCAGTTGCAGCCCGTTAGGGCGCTGGCGCTCGGCCAGGTCAATACCCTCTTTCCGCTGGCAAGCGCTTTTAAGCCCCTGGTGGTGCGGGCCGCGCTGCAAGAAGTGGACGCGGGGCGGCTGAGCCTGCGGGCACTGATCACCACCACGCCCGCCAAGCGCAGCATTGAAGCCTACCCTGCCGGGCGCAACACGGTGGCGGCGCTGGCCCAGCGCTCTTTGGAGCGCAGCGACAACACCGCTTCCGATCTGCTGTATCTGGGCCTCGGGCCTGAAAAAATCGCTCGGGCGGTGCATGCGCTCAGCCCCTGCACCGCCCTGCTGCACACCACCAAAGCCTGGTGGGCGGCGCAGGCGGGCCTGATGCCTGATGTCTTCCCCGATTTGGTGCGGGGCGCGGTGAGCGCGGCCAGCTTGCCGTTCGACGAGCGGCTCAAGTGGGCAAGCCGTTTAAATGCCCGCGCTCAGCAACTGACTGGGCCGCAGGTGGAGGCCGCGCTGGACAGCTATTTTCACGGCCCTGCCTACGCCCCCGAACTGGAATTGGCGCTGCAGAACACCAGCACGCCGCAGAGCTACGCCGATCTTCTGGCCCGCACCCTGAGCGGAGACGACCTCAAAGCGCCGACGCGCAAGCTGTTTCGGAGCTGGCTGGCAAAGTCATGCTGCCAGCCCAAGCAGCCGCAACTCAAGGCCGTCTACTGGGGCCATAAAGCGGGCAGCGGCTGGCGGATGCTGACCCTGACCGGCTACGCCGAACTCGCGGGCGGACAGCGGATCGCTTACGCTTATTTCAATGACGGCTCGGGCACGCTGGAAGCCGAAGACATGGAGCGCCAGATTCCGGCGCTAATCAATTGGATCGACGCGGCCCTCTCGGAGCTTGCCCGCTCCCCTCTGCTAAAGTGA
- a CDS encoding methyltransferase domain-containing protein: protein MTTPTPDHWNAEHYRDRHAFVYESSRDLVADWLRPQVGERVLDLGCGSGELSAQIAQTGATVTGVDASEAMIAAARGQHPAVNFDVQDAQTLPYRAEFDAVFSNAALHWMKPLDNVLSGVSLSLVPGGRLALEMGGGANVLAVREAVEQALSDLSLPALEHVWIFPSPAQLAALLEEAGFTVERLHLFKRPSLLVGEDGFRAWLHGFGASWLAPLSEPERAAVIARAEELARPKLHTAQGWVADYVRLRALAVK, encoded by the coding sequence ATGACCACCCCAACCCCCGATCACTGGAACGCCGAGCATTACCGTGACCGCCACGCTTTTGTCTATGAATCCAGCCGCGATCTGGTGGCCGACTGGCTGCGCCCCCAAGTGGGTGAGCGCGTCCTCGATCTGGGTTGCGGCAGCGGCGAACTCAGCGCCCAAATTGCCCAGACTGGCGCAACCGTCACGGGCGTGGACGCCTCGGAGGCCATGATCGCCGCCGCACGGGGCCAGCACCCCGCCGTGAACTTTGATGTTCAAGACGCCCAGACCCTCCCCTACCGCGCCGAGTTTGACGCGGTTTTCAGCAACGCCGCCCTGCACTGGATGAAGCCGCTGGACAACGTGCTCTCGGGCGTGTCGCTCTCCTTGGTCCCCGGCGGGCGATTGGCGCTGGAAATGGGCGGCGGCGCGAATGTGCTGGCGGTGCGGGAAGCCGTTGAGCAAGCCCTGAGCGATTTGAGTTTACCTGCGCTGGAGCATGTCTGGATTTTCCCGAGTCCGGCTCAGTTGGCCGCCCTCTTGGAAGAAGCAGGCTTTACGGTAGAGCGCCTGCACCTGTTCAAACGCCCCTCGCTTTTGGTCGGTGAGGACGGCTTTCGGGCGTGGCTGCACGGTTTCGGGGCCAGTTGGCTCGCGCCGCTGAGTGAGCCCGAGCGGGCCGCCGTGATCGCCAGAGCGGAGGAGTTGGCCCGCCCCAAGCTGCACACGGCTCAGGGCTGGGTGGCCGATTATGTGCGGCTGCGGGCCTTGGCAGTGAAGTAA
- a CDS encoding HD domain-containing phosphohydrolase: MTAASAPDNRDLTAQSVLRLVHIALEAKDLGTGVVPTLDELIHHTAAVGAAYFQLKLPSGEVQSAALPQALIYQVRAAAGEMPTTPGMQAVAAHGLPSDTPLMQALLTRRTPMFFDNTSVRPETIGFPELGVVSLAAAPVMGKRGELLGAFLMHTFEAHTWTEEEVRLFSSVVGTIAALMARLAAEEQVNAARESALRALGLALEARDRETQGHTDRVTALALRLARHLHLGEEQCQALRWGAYLHDIGKISIPDHILHKPSSLSEDEFELMRSHAEVGHRFASSLGFLPSESLEVVLHHHEKWNGKGYPRQLAGSDIHLLARIFSLCDVYDALISERPYKRAWTLEETHAELAAQAGHHFDPQVVSAFFELLRGDAAGASSNALIN, translated from the coding sequence ATGACTGCTGCTTCGGCACCTGATAACCGTGACTTAACAGCACAAAGCGTTCTGCGCCTCGTTCACATTGCGCTGGAGGCTAAAGATCTGGGAACCGGCGTGGTGCCGACGTTAGATGAGTTGATTCACCACACGGCTGCGGTGGGCGCGGCTTACTTTCAACTCAAGCTGCCTTCCGGTGAAGTCCAAAGCGCTGCGCTGCCGCAGGCCCTGATCTATCAGGTGCGGGCCGCCGCTGGCGAGATGCCCACGACGCCGGGAATGCAGGCCGTGGCCGCGCACGGCCTGCCCTCCGATACGCCTCTCATGCAGGCGCTGCTGACGCGCCGCACACCGATGTTTTTTGACAACACGTCGGTTCGTCCGGAAACGATCGGGTTTCCTGAATTGGGGGTGGTGAGTCTCGCCGCCGCGCCCGTGATGGGCAAGCGGGGAGAGCTACTCGGCGCGTTTTTGATGCACACCTTTGAAGCCCACACCTGGACGGAGGAAGAAGTCCGGTTGTTTAGCAGTGTGGTGGGCACCATTGCCGCCCTGATGGCGCGGTTGGCGGCCGAGGAGCAAGTCAATGCCGCCCGCGAATCGGCTTTGCGGGCGCTGGGACTGGCTTTGGAGGCCCGTGACCGTGAAACGCAGGGGCACACCGACCGCGTGACTGCGCTGGCCCTGCGCTTGGCCCGTCACTTACACCTCGGTGAAGAGCAGTGCCAAGCGCTGCGCTGGGGCGCGTACCTGCATGACATCGGCAAGATCTCCATTCCCGATCATATTTTGCATAAACCCAGCTCGCTCAGCGAGGATGAGTTTGAGCTGATGCGAAGCCACGCGGAAGTGGGCCACCGTTTTGCCAGTTCTTTGGGCTTTTTGCCGTCTGAATCCCTGGAAGTGGTGCTGCACCACCATGAAAAGTGGAATGGCAAAGGCTATCCCCGTCAGCTTGCAGGCAGCGACATTCATCTGCTTGCCCGAATCTTTAGCTTGTGCGATGTCTACGACGCCCTCATCAGCGAGCGGCCCTACAAACGCGCCTGGACGTTGGAAGAAACCCACGCTGAGCTGGCCGCTCAAGCGGGCCATCATTTCGACCCGCAAGTGGTCAGCGCCTTTTTTGAATTGCTGCGCGGTGACGCTGCGGGGGCAAGCAGCAATGCGCTGATCAACTGA
- a CDS encoding VC0807 family protein, with the protein MTAPPTKPPRKKAGIPKTVWDLLFTLIIPIAILSPNILGSGISISEQVFGGGVAGNVRAYILAALIPVAYVLTDLLINRTVSGIALLGGAVALVRGGLAFWYLDGGPLFAFKDSVPALLFGVLALGSLLTKTPIFRVVLDASTLTESPENRAATQKALHDSQVNQAVRAATVSYGIVELVSAVINYFVNLRLVVGKFGSDDFNAQVAQANAVMRIPSLVLSVIGVGVGIWLIQLAVKKRYGKEADIFSPEKLARLQEVESSSGI; encoded by the coding sequence ATGACTGCTCCTCCCACCAAGCCGCCGCGCAAAAAAGCGGGCATTCCCAAAACTGTTTGGGATCTGCTGTTTACCCTCATTATTCCGATTGCCATTCTCAGCCCCAACATCTTGGGCAGCGGCATCAGCATCAGCGAGCAGGTCTTTGGCGGCGGCGTCGCCGGCAACGTGCGGGCGTATATCCTCGCCGCGCTGATTCCGGTGGCGTATGTGCTGACCGACCTCCTGATCAACCGCACCGTCAGCGGGATCGCCCTGCTCGGCGGCGCAGTGGCGCTGGTGCGCGGGGGGCTGGCGTTTTGGTACTTAGACGGCGGCCCGCTGTTTGCTTTCAAAGACAGTGTGCCCGCGCTGCTGTTCGGCGTGTTGGCGCTGGGCAGTCTGCTGACCAAAACGCCGATTTTCAGAGTGGTGCTCGACGCCTCCACCCTCACCGAAAGCCCCGAAAACCGCGCCGCCACTCAAAAAGCCCTGCACGACAGTCAAGTCAACCAAGCGGTGCGGGCCGCTACCGTTTCCTACGGCATCGTGGAATTGGTCTCGGCGGTCATCAATTATTTCGTGAACCTTCGTCTGGTGGTTGGCAAGTTCGGCAGCGACGATTTCAACGCGCAGGTGGCGCAGGCCAATGCCGTGATGAGGATTCCCAGCTTGGTGCTGAGTGTCATCGGGGTGGGCGTGGGCATCTGGCTGATTCAGTTGGCCGTCAAAAAGCGCTACGGCAAAGAAGCCGACATCTTTTCGCCGGAAAAGCTGGCGAGGTTGCAGGAAGTGGAAAGCTCAAGCGGCATTTGA
- a CDS encoding DUF423 domain-containing protein, producing MTELGSLKTQASAAPKLNSALSGAVLAGTAVALGAFGAHALKAAISAENLAIFETGVRYQMYHGLALLVLGAYPQQRRGAAWLLSGTLIFSGSLYVLALTDTKWLGAITPIGGVLQLIGWGWVALDARKNRAS from the coding sequence ATGACTGAACTTGGAAGCCTCAAGACTCAGGCGTCGGCTGCGCCCAAACTCAACTCGGCGCTCAGCGGCGCGGTGCTGGCGGGCACGGCGGTGGCGCTCGGGGCGTTCGGCGCTCACGCCCTCAAGGCCGCCATCAGCGCTGAGAACCTGGCGATTTTTGAAACGGGCGTACGCTATCAGATGTATCACGGCCTCGCGCTGTTGGTGCTGGGCGCGTACCCGCAGCAGCGGCGCGGCGCGGCTTGGCTGCTAAGCGGCACCCTTATTTTTTCGGGGAGCTTGTACGTTTTGGCCCTGACCGACACCAAATGGCTGGGGGCCATCACGCCCATCGGCGGCGTGCTGCAACTGATCGGCTGGGGCTGGGTGGCGCTCGACGCCCGCAAGAACAGGGCGAGCTGA
- the mraZ gene encoding division/cell wall cluster transcriptional repressor MraZ, whose protein sequence is MPFGEYPYAVDDKGRVVMPPAFREFVEDGVILTRGMEGCLYLFPLSGWKRVEEQLEGLPLTDAHSRAFVRFFYSGASKARLDAQSRLMVPQPLRSFAALESEVVVAGAPGRLELWNPQRWDAVIQAVQDNPPHPELLINFVA, encoded by the coding sequence GTGCCATTCGGAGAATACCCTTACGCAGTAGATGACAAAGGCCGTGTGGTGATGCCACCGGCTTTTCGTGAATTTGTTGAGGACGGGGTCATTTTGACGCGCGGTATGGAAGGCTGCTTGTACCTCTTTCCGCTTTCAGGTTGGAAGCGCGTCGAGGAGCAGCTTGAAGGCTTGCCGCTCACCGACGCCCACAGCCGGGCCTTCGTGAGATTTTTTTATTCGGGGGCCAGCAAAGCCCGCTTAGATGCCCAGAGCCGTTTGATGGTGCCGCAACCGCTGCGAAGTTTCGCTGCTTTGGAAAGCGAAGTGGTGGTCGCCGGCGCACCGGGGCGCTTGGAGCTGTGGAATCCGCAGCGCTGGGACGCCGTGATTCAAGCGGTTCAAGACAATCCGCCGCATCCCGAACTCTTAATCAATTTCGTGGCCTAG
- the rsmH gene encoding 16S rRNA (cytosine(1402)-N(4))-methyltransferase RsmH — MDGSSDALTHLPVLAAEVLEALDPQPGEVFVDGTLGGAGHTRLLLKAGAQVYGIDQDPYALSRLGELEGLSILQGNYRDMVSLLAEQGVTQVSGVLLDIGVSSFQLDDAQRGFSYHTEAPLDMRMSQEGESAYDVINELPTEELAALIFEYGEERHSRRIARAIEAEREKAPIATTTQLAEIIKRAYPGGHARGIHPARRSFQALRIYVNDELGALRGGLEAASTLLAPGGRLAVISFHSLEDRIVKRFLKTNSQLEALTKRPVEASEDEQSRNPRARSAKLRAARKVETQLPGQQLTEQQPEQQASE, encoded by the coding sequence ATGGACGGTTCTTCAGACGCCCTGACCCACTTGCCGGTGCTGGCTGCCGAGGTCTTAGAAGCGCTCGACCCGCAGCCCGGCGAGGTGTTTGTCGACGGCACACTCGGCGGCGCGGGCCACACCCGCCTGCTGCTCAAAGCCGGAGCGCAGGTCTACGGCATCGACCAAGACCCTTACGCCCTTTCGCGGCTGGGCGAATTGGAAGGCCTGAGTATTTTGCAGGGCAATTACCGCGACATGGTGTCGCTGCTGGCCGAGCAAGGTGTGACGCAGGTCAGCGGCGTGCTGCTCGACATCGGCGTCAGCAGTTTTCAACTCGACGACGCCCAGCGGGGCTTCAGTTACCACACCGAAGCGCCGCTCGACATGCGGATGAGTCAGGAAGGCGAGAGCGCTTACGATGTCATCAACGAACTGCCCACCGAAGAACTCGCCGCCCTGATCTTTGAATACGGCGAGGAGCGCCACTCGCGCCGCATCGCCCGCGCCATTGAGGCAGAGCGCGAAAAAGCGCCGATTGCCACCACCACCCAACTCGCCGAGATCATCAAACGGGCTTATCCGGGCGGACACGCACGCGGCATTCACCCGGCAAGGCGCAGTTTCCAGGCACTCAGAATTTATGTCAACGACGAACTCGGCGCACTCCGGGGCGGCTTGGAAGCGGCGTCCACTCTCCTCGCGCCGGGCGGGCGGCTGGCAGTGATCAGTTTTCACAGCTTGGAAGACCGCATCGTCAAGCGCTTCCTCAAAACCAATTCGCAGCTCGAAGCGCTGACCAAGCGCCCTGTCGAGGCCAGCGAAGACGAGCAGAGCCGCAACCCCCGCGCCCGCAGCGCCAAATTGCGGGCCGCCCGCAAAGTCGAAACTCAGCTACCGGGCCAGCAACTGACCGAGCAGCAACCGGAGCAGCAGGCCAGTGAGTAG
- a CDS encoding peptidoglycan D,D-transpeptidase FtsI family protein, whose translation MEIKIRNRSRIIQAIALLAFMSLVWAYAQLEWGLPQNIKRAVLQSRGSILTESGTTLARTVDGKRVYPQGKLAGQVLGMMGMTDGLEGIEAAYNTQLSAGQNVTVTLDPSLQATAESVLAKGVQAHQGVYGSVVVIEVRTGKVLVAASYPPFDPNNWKTFSAEARRNRPFLDRFEPGSTVKGLTVAAALNEGLTTADTTYQTPMQRFVGGRWGSIIHDAVDHPKTLTTQGILRYSSNVGMSHIVENFPNEKLYAYLHAFGFGQDVDLPTMITATGSLQPVSKWNDLVRITNAFGQGMSSTPLQLAAAYNTLANDGRYVSPRLVASEPAGESRNVVRVNSAQTTRTLLRNVIRDGIHAAAGIQGYDLAGKTGTAQVVVDGKYSATIYDSVFAGFYPADEPRITIAVMVHGAKYDYHGSMLAAPIYRDITAAFISKAASLPAPEPEVSTGK comes from the coding sequence ATGGAAATCAAAATCCGCAACCGCTCCCGCATTATTCAGGCCATTGCCCTCTTGGCGTTTATGTCGTTGGTGTGGGCTTATGCCCAACTCGAATGGGGCCTGCCGCAAAACATCAAGCGGGCGGTGCTGCAAAGTCGCGGCAGCATCCTGACCGAATCCGGCACGACGCTGGCCCGCACCGTCGACGGCAAACGGGTTTATCCGCAGGGCAAACTGGCCGGTCAAGTCCTCGGCATGATGGGCATGACAGACGGTTTAGAGGGAATTGAGGCCGCTTACAACACCCAACTCTCCGCCGGACAAAACGTCACCGTGACTCTGGATCCTTCCTTGCAGGCCACCGCCGAGAGTGTGCTGGCCAAAGGCGTGCAGGCCCACCAAGGCGTCTACGGCTCCGTGGTGGTCATCGAAGTCCGCACCGGCAAGGTGCTGGTGGCGGCCAGCTACCCACCGTTTGATCCCAACAACTGGAAGACCTTCAGCGCCGAGGCGAGGCGCAACCGTCCATTTTTAGACCGCTTCGAGCCGGGTTCGACGGTCAAGGGCCTGACGGTGGCCGCCGCACTCAACGAGGGCCTGACCACCGCCGACACCACCTACCAGACCCCTATGCAGCGCTTTGTCGGTGGCCGGTGGGGCAGCATCATCCACGACGCGGTGGATCACCCCAAGACGCTGACCACTCAGGGCATTTTGCGCTATTCGAGCAACGTGGGCATGTCGCATATCGTCGAGAATTTCCCCAACGAAAAGCTCTACGCGTATCTGCACGCCTTCGGCTTCGGGCAGGACGTGGACTTGCCCACCATGATCACGGCAACCGGCAGTTTGCAGCCGGTGAGCAAATGGAACGATCTGGTGCGCATCACCAACGCCTTCGGGCAGGGCATGTCGTCTACACCGCTGCAACTCGCCGCCGCCTACAACACGCTGGCCAACGACGGGCGCTACGTCTCGCCCCGGCTGGTCGCCAGCGAACCGGCGGGGGAAAGCCGCAACGTGGTTCGGGTCAATTCGGCCCAAACCACCCGCACTCTCCTTCGCAACGTGATCCGCGACGGCATTCACGCCGCCGCCGGAATTCAGGGCTACGACTTGGCCGGCAAAACAGGAACGGCTCAAGTGGTGGTAGATGGCAAATACAGCGCCACCATTTACGACAGCGTGTTCGCGGGCTTTTATCCCGCCGATGAGCCGCGCATCACCATTGCAGTGATGGTTCACGGAGCCAAATACGATTATCACGGCTCGATGTTGGCCGCTCCAATTTACCGCGACATCACGGCGGCTTTTATCAGCAAAGCGGCTTCTTTGCCCGCTCCAGAGCCGGAAGTCAGCACTGGAAAATAA
- a CDS encoding mercuric reductase, which translates to MTSPTPNASSSSSPSAIVIGAGQAGGPLAGALSKAGWQVTLIEREHVGGTCVNEGCTPTKAMIASAQAAHVSRHSQALGVRAGGVTVDLNQIVDRVQGIVSEFREGSKAGVLKAGVKLLDGQAKFTGVREVEVSLNDGTVQQLSADYVFINAGARPRWPELAGLGSVGAMTSKDILLLRELPEHLLILGGGYISLEFAQLYARLGSRVTVVEHGPRLIPHEDQDVVSALQQVLEDEGVTFMLGAEARKTEKVGGAIHLTIEQDGQEQTLSGSHLLVAIGRVPNTDALNVEATGAALDEHGFIVVDDHLLAAERVYALGDIKGGPAFTHISYDDYRVVRDALLHGKERSISGRYVPYTLFTDPQLGRVGIDRQAALKLGRPTRVYTLPMKNVARAIETNATAGLMRAVVDDASDELLGVTVLGMEGGEVMSALQLGMMGKLTATTLRNATLAHPTLCESINNLFMGQPEALSGMEN; encoded by the coding sequence ATGACCTCACCGACCCCCAACGCATCCTCGTCTTCTTCTCCCTCGGCCATCGTTATCGGCGCGGGGCAAGCGGGCGGGCCGCTGGCGGGCGCGTTGTCTAAAGCGGGCTGGCAGGTCACGCTGATCGAGCGCGAACATGTCGGCGGTACTTGCGTCAACGAAGGCTGCACCCCCACCAAAGCCATGATTGCCAGCGCTCAGGCCGCCCACGTGTCCCGGCACTCGCAGGCGCTAGGCGTGCGGGCCGGGGGCGTCACGGTTGACCTGAATCAAATCGTCGACCGCGTGCAGGGCATCGTCAGTGAATTCCGAGAAGGCAGCAAAGCGGGCGTGCTCAAAGCGGGCGTGAAGTTGCTGGATGGGCAGGCCAAATTTACCGGCGTGCGTGAGGTGGAAGTCAGCCTTAATGATGGCACCGTGCAGCAGCTCAGCGCCGATTACGTGTTCATCAACGCCGGAGCGCGTCCCCGCTGGCCGGAGCTGGCGGGCCTGGGCAGTGTAGGCGCGATGACCTCCAAGGACATCTTGCTGCTGCGCGAATTGCCTGAGCATTTGCTCATTTTGGGCGGTGGTTACATCAGCCTTGAGTTTGCTCAGCTCTACGCCCGCTTGGGCAGCCGCGTGACTGTTGTTGAACACGGCCCGCGCCTGATTCCTCATGAAGATCAGGACGTGGTGAGCGCCCTTCAACAGGTGCTGGAAGACGAGGGTGTGACGTTCATGCTGGGCGCGGAAGCGCGAAAGACCGAGAAAGTCGGCGGCGCAATTCACCTGACAATCGAGCAAGACGGCCAAGAGCAAACCCTTAGCGGCTCACATCTGTTGGTCGCCATTGGGCGGGTTCCCAACACTGACGCTCTCAATGTGGAAGCCACGGGCGCGGCTTTAGATGAGCATGGGTTTATTGTCGTGGACGATCACTTGCTGGCTGCCGAACGGGTGTATGCGCTGGGCGACATCAAAGGCGGGCCAGCATTTACCCATATCTCCTACGACGATTACCGCGTCGTTCGGGACGCCCTGCTGCACGGCAAGGAGCGCAGCATCAGCGGGCGCTATGTGCCGTACACCCTCTTCACCGATCCGCAACTGGGCCGCGTCGGGATCGACCGCCAAGCCGCCCTCAAACTTGGTCGCCCCACCCGCGTCTACACCCTGCCGATGAAAAATGTGGCCCGCGCCATTGAAACCAACGCCACCGCCGGACTGATGCGGGCAGTGGTGGACGATGCCAGCGACGAACTGCTGGGCGTTACGGTGCTGGGCATGGAGGGCGGGGAAGTGATGAGCGCCCTGCAACTGGGCATGATGGGCAAGCTGACGGCCACAACGCTGAGAAACGCCACGCTGGCCCACCCGACGCTGTGCGAATCCATCAACAATCTGTTTATGGGTCAGCCGGAAGCGCTGAGTGGAATGGAAAACTAA